One region of Mucilaginibacter sp. 14171R-50 genomic DNA includes:
- a CDS encoding TetR/AcrR family transcriptional regulator: protein MSLANDQQDIKREKILEASHQRFLHYGYSKTTMNEIAGDLSMSKALLYYYFPDKSELYMAVMRKLANDYLKQLEDKFGHFTNLREAFLFQVNTHHDFIVNNYNFFDFFRLNEQNLPDTIWETVGQIRDAEIKLLANAIQAEIDKNNIQPVASPVEIVEVFLDALHGIKVGGSLPHKKLNFPYKEHLDEIHNKRLLLIDIFVKGLK, encoded by the coding sequence ATGAGTTTAGCAAACGATCAGCAGGATATTAAACGCGAAAAGATATTAGAGGCATCTCACCAGCGCTTTCTTCATTATGGCTATTCAAAAACCACTATGAACGAAATTGCCGGCGACCTGTCTATGTCAAAAGCCTTGCTTTATTATTACTTCCCGGATAAAAGCGAATTGTATATGGCGGTTATGCGTAAGCTGGCCAACGACTATTTAAAACAACTTGAGGACAAATTTGGTCACTTTACCAACCTGCGCGAAGCATTTCTGTTTCAGGTAAACACCCACCACGATTTTATCGTAAATAATTATAATTTTTTTGATTTTTTTCGACTCAATGAGCAAAACCTGCCCGATACGATATGGGAAACAGTGGGGCAGATACGCGATGCCGAGATTAAGCTATTGGCTAATGCTATTCAAGCAGAAATTGACAAGAACAACATACAACCCGTTGCCAGCCCTGTTGAAATTGTCGAGGTATTTTTGGATGCGCTGCATGGCATTAAAGTAGGTGGCTCGTTGCCGCATAAAAAGCTAAATTTCCCTTATAAAGAGCACCTCGACGAGATACATAACAAACGCCTGCTGCTTATTGATATATTTGTTAAGGGGCTAAAATAG
- a CDS encoding DUF4126 family protein, whose protein sequence is MELKLTPALKAAGLGAIAGMRTFSAPVVVSHVYSRHPSKNLDNSPLHFLQTIRTSKVFKVLAAAELIGDKLPFAPNRTNAGGLIGRFVAGALCGAAVYQAGHKMPVIGGLIGGTAAIATAFGCMFLRVGLGKKTRLPDAVIGAFEDAIAITAGTAIAKQL, encoded by the coding sequence ATGGAACTTAAATTAACACCAGCCCTTAAGGCTGCAGGCTTGGGGGCAATTGCCGGTATGCGAACATTTTCTGCACCGGTTGTGGTTAGCCATGTTTATAGCAGGCATCCGTCTAAAAACCTTGACAATTCACCCCTGCACTTTCTTCAAACCATCCGCACGTCAAAAGTATTTAAGGTATTGGCCGCGGCCGAGCTTATAGGTGATAAGCTACCTTTTGCACCAAATCGTACAAACGCAGGCGGATTGATAGGGCGTTTCGTAGCGGGTGCCTTATGCGGTGCGGCCGTATATCAGGCCGGCCATAAAATGCCGGTTATAGGTGGATTGATAGGCGGAACGGCGGCTATTGCTACCGCCTTTGGTTGCATGTTCCTGCGTGTTGGCCTTGGCAAAAAAACACGTTTACCCGATGCCGTCATTGGCGCGTTTGAAGATGCGATCGCTATTACCGCCGGTACAGCTATTGCAAAACAGCTGTAA
- a CDS encoding efflux RND transporter permease subunit, with protein sequence MKDLKKEFAPSSWAIDNKTAIYVLMFMITLLGILSYRNLPKENFPDITIPKIFVTTTFIGQSPQNVENLVTRQIEKQLKSLKGLKKVTSNSVQNVSIITAEFNVTVDIKDAKQEVKDAVDKAKKDLPQNDNNYKEPTISDINVSDLPILYVNLSGDYDLKKLKEYADLLKDEIEGYKEISKVDEIGALTPEIQINVDINKMSAAQLTFNDIIQNVGSENILASAGTIKLDGVRRSIDIKKDFKNAEEVAALVIRNPKGQAVYLRDIAEIKDSFLEQESFARLKTPDNPNFKNVITLAISKRAGENLIESSDKIRALILDKQKTTFPKGLTITVTGDQSDKTRTTLNDLINTIVIGFILVTVILMFFMGTTNAIFVALSVPLSCFIAFLVMPAIGFTLNMIVLFSFLLALGIVVDDAIVVIENTHRIFANGKVPIKEAAKMAAGEVFLPVFSGTMTTLAPFIPLAFWHSIIGKFMFFLPITLIITLLASLVVAYIMNPVFAVDFMKPHHDGEHDNPKFDKATKRAMIWLAGATVIGYLINVGFGNFMVLIMALYLLNHFFLLRVIDRFQKNAWPRFQRWYAKWLERAVRRPLTVLSGTVVLFVVALVVNHFLGKTPEFFPSGDPNFAYVYITMPVGTDQATTNEVTKRIEQRVAKVVEPDKDIVTSIISNVTKSVTDPQDEDQGDYQNKGKVTVAFEEFGKRKGKDTKVILANIRKAVQGVPGVKIAVAQEAGGPPVQKDISLEIIGDNLDSLVTTANRLKTYLARQNIAGIENLVPDVESDKPDIVFDIDRERANREGITTQQVTTNLVTAILGWKAADFRNTKEDNYEIKVRALEQQRSNIDEIRNMKMTYRDLATGGAIRQVPISAFSDVRYSTTFSNIKHKQQRRVLTLSSSVIKPYNANDVNANILKALGNFKKPADIIIRQGGGQEDQMEAAIFILTALGISFGLIFLILMIQFNSIGKTFIIISEIFFSIIGVLLGTAIFGMTTAIVMTGIGIIALAGVVVRNGILLVEFTDMLIEQGVSLHDAVVEAGHTRMTPVLLTATAAILGLIPLAVGFNIDFVGLFTHFEPHIHFGGDNVAFWGPLAWTMIFGLGFATIITLILVPCMYIIRVNMKNYFFGKKDKANTEKAKLEIAEV encoded by the coding sequence ATGAAAGATCTAAAAAAAGAATTTGCGCCCTCGAGCTGGGCCATCGATAATAAAACGGCCATATACGTGCTGATGTTTATGATTACCCTGCTGGGTATTTTAAGCTATCGCAATTTGCCAAAAGAGAATTTTCCGGATATTACCATCCCTAAGATTTTTGTTACTACAACCTTTATCGGCCAATCGCCGCAAAACGTTGAGAACCTGGTAACACGGCAGATAGAAAAGCAGTTAAAATCGCTTAAGGGCCTTAAAAAGGTAACCTCTAACTCGGTACAGAACGTATCGATCATAACCGCCGAGTTTAATGTTACCGTAGATATTAAGGATGCCAAGCAGGAGGTTAAGGATGCTGTAGATAAGGCAAAGAAAGACCTTCCGCAAAACGATAACAATTATAAAGAGCCAACCATTTCGGATATCAACGTATCCGACCTGCCTATACTGTACGTTAACCTTTCCGGCGATTACGACCTGAAAAAGTTAAAAGAATATGCCGACCTGCTGAAGGATGAGATAGAAGGATATAAAGAGATATCAAAAGTTGACGAAATAGGGGCGCTTACCCCCGAGATACAGATCAATGTGGATATCAATAAAATGAGCGCGGCACAGCTCACTTTTAACGACATTATACAAAACGTAGGAAGCGAGAACATACTTGCATCGGCCGGTACAATAAAGCTGGACGGTGTAAGGCGCAGCATTGATATAAAAAAGGATTTCAAAAACGCTGAAGAGGTGGCCGCCCTGGTTATCCGTAACCCCAAGGGGCAAGCCGTTTACCTGCGCGATATTGCAGAGATAAAAGATTCGTTTTTAGAGCAGGAAAGTTTTGCGCGCTTAAAAACGCCCGACAACCCTAATTTTAAGAATGTTATAACCCTTGCTATAAGCAAAAGGGCCGGCGAAAATCTTATCGAATCGTCAGATAAAATACGCGCCCTTATCCTTGACAAACAGAAAACCACTTTCCCCAAGGGCCTAACCATTACCGTAACCGGCGACCAGAGCGATAAAACCCGTACCACCTTAAACGACCTGATAAACACTATTGTAATAGGTTTTATACTGGTAACGGTTATCCTGATGTTTTTTATGGGTACCACTAATGCCATATTTGTGGCGCTGTCAGTTCCATTATCATGCTTTATAGCCTTTTTGGTGATGCCGGCCATAGGTTTTACGCTCAACATGATCGTATTGTTCTCGTTCCTGCTGGCGTTGGGTATTGTGGTGGATGATGCTATTGTGGTAATAGAAAACACGCACCGCATATTTGCCAACGGCAAGGTACCTATAAAAGAAGCGGCCAAGATGGCGGCAGGCGAGGTGTTTTTGCCCGTATTTTCGGGTACCATGACAACCCTTGCGCCGTTTATTCCGTTAGCTTTCTGGCACAGTATCATTGGTAAGTTCATGTTCTTTTTACCGATAACGCTCATCATCACACTGCTGGCATCATTGGTTGTAGCTTACATTATGAACCCGGTATTCGCGGTTGATTTTATGAAACCGCACCACGACGGTGAGCACGATAACCCGAAATTTGATAAAGCAACTAAGCGGGCCATGATATGGCTTGCCGGCGCTACCGTTATCGGATATCTGATCAATGTGGGCTTTGGTAATTTCATGGTGCTAATAATGGCCCTATACCTGTTAAACCATTTCTTTTTACTGAGGGTGATAGACAGGTTCCAAAAAAACGCGTGGCCAAGATTTCAGCGCTGGTACGCCAAATGGTTAGAGCGCGCCGTACGTCGCCCGCTTACTGTACTATCAGGTACCGTAGTATTATTTGTGGTTGCGCTTGTGGTAAATCATTTCCTGGGGAAAACCCCCGAGTTCTTTCCATCGGGCGACCCTAACTTTGCCTATGTGTATATAACGATGCCTGTTGGCACAGACCAGGCCACCACCAACGAGGTTACCAAACGAATAGAGCAGCGTGTTGCAAAGGTTGTAGAACCTGATAAGGATATCGTAACCTCTATTATTTCTAACGTAACAAAAAGCGTAACGGATCCGCAGGACGAAGATCAGGGCGATTATCAAAATAAAGGTAAGGTAACCGTGGCCTTTGAAGAATTTGGCAAACGCAAGGGTAAAGACACCAAAGTAATATTGGCCAATATCCGCAAAGCTGTGCAGGGCGTGCCGGGTGTAAAAATAGCCGTTGCGCAGGAAGCCGGCGGGCCGCCCGTGCAAAAGGACATAAGCCTCGAAATCATCGGTGATAACCTGGATTCGCTTGTTACAACAGCTAATCGTTTAAAAACATATTTGGCCAGGCAAAATATAGCGGGTATAGAAAACCTGGTGCCAGATGTGGAAAGTGATAAACCGGATATTGTTTTTGATATAGACCGCGAACGCGCTAACCGCGAAGGTATAACCACCCAGCAGGTAACAACAAACCTGGTTACGGCTATACTGGGTTGGAAAGCTGCCGATTTCAGGAACACGAAGGAGGATAATTACGAGATAAAGGTAAGGGCGCTTGAGCAGCAGCGGTCTAATATTGACGAGATACGCAACATGAAGATGACGTACCGGGACTTAGCTACCGGCGGCGCAATACGACAGGTACCTATATCGGCTTTCAGCGATGTAAGATACTCTACAACCTTTAGTAACATTAAGCATAAACAGCAGCGCAGGGTGCTTACGTTATCATCAAGCGTTATTAAACCGTACAACGCGAATGATGTAAACGCCAACATTTTAAAGGCCCTTGGTAACTTTAAGAAACCGGCGGACATCATCATACGCCAGGGGGGCGGTCAAGAGGACCAAATGGAGGCAGCTATATTCATATTAACTGCGCTTGGTATATCATTTGGCCTCATATTCCTCATCCTGATGATACAGTTCAACTCGATTGGTAAAACGTTTATCATCATCAGCGAGATATTCTTCAGTATCATTGGTGTTTTACTGGGCACCGCCATATTTGGTATGACGACCGCCATTGTAATGACCGGTATAGGTATCATAGCCCTTGCCGGGGTGGTGGTACGTAACGGTATTTTGCTGGTAGAATTTACTGATATGCTGATAGAGCAGGGCGTAAGCCTGCACGACGCGGTGGTTGAAGCCGGCCATACCCGTATGACCCCGGTGTTGTTAACCGCCACAGCAGCCATATTAGGCTTGATACCGCTGGCTGTTGGTTTTAATATCGACTTTGTAGGCCTGTTTACCCACTTTGAGCCGCACATTCACTTCGGCGGCGATAACGTTGCATTCTGGGGGCCGCTGGCATGGACGATGATCTTCGGTCTTGGTTTTGCAACAATCATCACCCTGATACTGGTGCCATGTATGTACATCATCCGTGTAAACATGAAAAACTATTTCTTTGGTAAAAAGGATAAAGCCAATACCGAGAAAGCCAAATTAGAAATAGCCGAAGTTTAA
- a CDS encoding efflux RND transporter periplasmic adaptor subunit: MKKLIYIPALLLLAACSNKPKDKKAELADLQKQQSEINNKIAKLQAEIGTPEVITEVNVAEVKTGPFVNYVQIQGKIDAQDNVTAYPQTGGTITAIYAKVGQHVSKGQVLAQLDNSVLRQNIAQAESQLALTQQIYNRQKALWDQKIGTEVQFLQAQTNFQAGKKSIAALREQAAMYRIVAPISGSVDQMDLKLGQVASPGVTGIRIVDADNLKVKADVPESYAGSVRTGNNVKIVIPDAQDSLTTKVTFAAKAIDPTSRSFAVEIKLPARKNLRPNMTAVLKIADYAKTSTITVPVKALQHSEDGDYVYINANGVAKRTVVKAGSTYGGQTEILSGLKAGDQLITNGVEDIEDGDKIKVAATAN, encoded by the coding sequence ATGAAAAAATTAATATACATACCGGCATTACTGTTACTGGCAGCATGCTCAAATAAACCTAAAGATAAAAAAGCCGAGCTTGCCGACCTGCAAAAACAGCAATCGGAGATCAATAACAAAATAGCCAAGCTGCAGGCCGAAATTGGTACACCCGAAGTAATTACCGAAGTGAACGTTGCCGAAGTAAAAACCGGCCCGTTTGTAAACTACGTGCAGATACAAGGCAAAATTGACGCGCAGGATAACGTAACAGCGTACCCGCAAACCGGCGGTACCATTACAGCCATTTATGCTAAGGTGGGCCAGCATGTTTCAAAAGGGCAGGTGCTTGCCCAACTGGATAACAGTGTGCTGCGCCAGAACATTGCGCAGGCCGAATCTCAGCTTGCACTTACCCAGCAAATATACAATCGCCAAAAGGCGCTTTGGGACCAGAAAATAGGAACCGAGGTGCAATTTTTACAGGCGCAAACAAATTTCCAGGCAGGTAAAAAGTCGATAGCAGCATTACGCGAGCAGGCCGCTATGTACCGTATAGTTGCGCCTATAAGCGGCTCGGTTGACCAAATGGACCTTAAGCTGGGCCAGGTTGCCAGCCCGGGTGTAACCGGCATTAGGATAGTTGACGCTGATAACCTGAAAGTAAAAGCGGATGTGCCCGAATCATATGCAGGCAGCGTACGCACCGGTAATAATGTGAAGATCGTTATTCCCGATGCGCAGGACTCACTTACTACAAAGGTTACTTTTGCGGCCAAGGCCATTGACCCTACATCGCGCAGTTTTGCGGTAGAAATTAAACTGCCGGCCCGCAAAAACCTGCGCCCTAACATGACAGCAGTTTTAAAGATAGCCGATTATGCCAAAACCAGTACCATTACCGTACCGGTTAAAGCACTTCAGCATTCAGAAGATGGCGACTATGTTTACATAAATGCAAACGGCGTGGCAAAACGTACCGTTGTTAAAGCCGGCTCTACATACGGAGGGCAAACAGAAATATTATCCGGCCTGAAAGCAGGCGACCAGCTGATAACCAATGGCGTTGAAGACATTGAAGACGGCGATAAAATAAAAGTGGCTGCTACAGCTAATTAA